In Zingiber officinale cultivar Zhangliang chromosome 1A, Zo_v1.1, whole genome shotgun sequence, a genomic segment contains:
- the LOC122038491 gene encoding uncharacterized protein LOC122038491, with translation MGYFLDVLRFIFCYGDDDDAFDRLNARSSSSSSISHRVEDLPLLHGNSSSSESYPSTTTLLYPWKSSVASPPLNASVSPSPSLLSRFSTASGPLSSNQSDDSAPKVSSGHSSGASQSSSPPPKSKTLPLVPQSSSHPSESKALPFSSKFQQADASRRSPGTTTSKQKPTPDARDGNPELNGKASAKAPDSTASTPLSSNQPNDSAPKVSSEHSSGASRSSSPPPKSKTLPLSPQSSSHSSESKTLPFSSQFQQDDASRRSSGTTTSKQKHTPDARDGNPELNGKISAKVPDSTHICVMHQASTTPSKPSINASASPLTSSVSSKHPVVADPLSSKCSSVLPASSSHGPSTQVWIKRQSTLNYHDKSSLLPSTTLPSNTSNFTDTFASFLQKQQKRTPETNHHDSTRDYSSEPRPFFKKRTLAEIYEIPEDIEELIKNDKLPAMMPLTPHSYADYFRILLYAEDYELEKWSEYLLEGVTLELRENKDSKIHNLREISKTKSSRNDQHSLVAFEIDAVPERRPYLLSRDFVLVRPSDQISAEPFKGVIVCVVKSRTVLVEFGCDFHKQHSSMKKYNVSFSFNRVCLKRSHIAISAATNSLLCMILFPNPKGITDYASSDGNMVSPTIQPSIKHHHVIRRILNRKGLVPYLIEGPLAYEFGELTATGKFIQEAVIQIHRNVVSSKILICTPRNMTCDALMRSLLDEIPKTKLFRANAAFRDMELVPDDIMPTCLFKGECFTCPPIDELREFNIVSSTYMSSFRLHNAGIEANHFSHIFVVDASSSMEPEAIVALANLVCEKTVIVITGSMDDFPRWVRSRIGRGGNGLKRSLFHRLMGIKPYSSMDSNHAASIRSG, from the exons ATGGGGTACTTCCTCGATGTGTTGCGCTTCATCTTCTGCTACGGAGATGATGACGACGCTTTCGATCGATTAAATGCgaggagcagcagcagcagcagcatcaGCCATCGCGTCGAGGATTTGCCGTTGCTTCATGGAAATTCCTCATCGTCGGAGTCGTATCCTTCAACTACCACCTTACTGTATCCGTGGAAGTCTTCAGTGGCTTCTCCGCCGTTAAATGCTTCTGTTTCTCCGTCCCCTTCTTTGCTATCTAGGTTTTCGACTGCCTCCGGTCCTCTCTCATCGAATCAGTCTGATGATTCTGCCCCAAAAGTTTCTTCCGGGCACTCTTCCGGAGCTTCCCAATCTTCTTCTCCCCCACCGAAATCGAAGACTTTGCCTTTAGTTCCACAGTCTTCTTCTCACCCATCGGAATCGAAGGCTTTACCTTTCAGTTCAAAGTTCCAACAGGCTGATGCCAGTAGGAGATCGCCGGGAACAACCACGAGCAAGCAAAAGCCCACGCCTGACGCAAGAGACGGAAATCCTGAGCTCAATGGGAAGGCTTCTGCCAAGGCGCCTGATTCCACCGCCTCCACTCCTCTCTCATCGAATCAACCTAATGATTCTGCCCCAAAAGTTTCTTCCGAGCACTCTTCTGGAGCTTCCAGATCTTCTTCTCCCCCACCGAAATCGAAAACTTTGCCTTTAAGTCCACAATCTTCTTCTCACTCATCGGAATCGAAAACTTTACCTTTCAGCTCACAGTTCCAACAGGATGATGCCAGTAGGAGATCGTCGGGAACAACCACGAGCAAGCAAAAGCACACGCCTGATGCAAGAGACGGAAATCCTGAACTCAATGGGAAGATTTCTGCCAAGGTGCCTGATTCCACTCACATTTGCGTCATGCATCAGGCCTCAACGACGCCTTCTAAACCCTCCATAAATGCTTCTGCTTCTCCCTTGACCTCTTCAGTCTCATCCAAACATCCTGTAGTCGCCGATCCGCTTTCATCGAAGTGTTCTTCTGTACTCCCTGCCTCATCATCTCATGGGCCTTCCACTCAAGTCTGGATCAAGCGTCAATCGACCTTGAATTACCATGACAAATCTTCGCTTTTGCCATCAACTACTCTTCCATCAAATACCTCCAACTTCACAGATACATTTGCTTCCTTTCTCCAAAAGCAACAGAAACGGACACCTGAGACAAATCATCATGATTCTACTAGGGACTACTCATCCGAGCCTCGTCCATTTTTCAAAAAACGCACACTCGCTGAAATATACGAGATTCCTGAGGATATCGAGGAGCTGATCAAGAACGATAAGTTGCCTGCAATGATGCCATTAACCCCACACAGTTATGCTGATTATTTCCGTATTTTGCTTTACGCAGAAGACTATGAACTCGAG AAATGGAGCGAATATTTATTGGAAGGAGTTACTCTTGAGTTGCGAGAAAATAAAGACTCTAAAATTCATAATTTGAGAGAGATTTCTAAGACAAAAAGCAGTCGGAATGATCAACATTCTTTGGTAGCATTTGAGATTGATGCTGTTCCTGAAAGAAGGCCTTATCTTTTATCAAGAGATTTTGTCCTTGTACGGCCCTCAGACCAGATATCTGCGGAACCTTTCAAG GGAGTCATTGTTTGTGTGGTAAAGAGCAGAACTGTTTTAGTAGAGTTTGGATGCGATTTTCACAAACAACATTCATCAATGAAAAAGTATAATGTTAGCTTCTCCTTCAATAGAGTTTGCTTGAAAAGATCTCATATTGCAATCTCCGCTGCAACAAATTCTTTGCTGTGTATGATCCTCTTCCCAAATCCCAAAGGCATTACTGATTATGCAAGCTCGGATGGGAACATGGTTTCTCCAACCATCCAGCCTTCCATTAAGCATCATCATGTAATTCGAAGAATCCTAAACCGTAAAGGTCTTGTCCCCTATCTCATAGAAGGACCCCTCGCCTACGAGTTTGGGGAACTCACTGCCACAGGGAAATTTATTCAAGAAGCAGTCATCCAAATACACAGGAATGTTGTTAGCTCCAAAATACTTATATGCACTCCTAGGAACATGACGTGCGATGCATTAATGAGGAGTTTGCTCGACGAGATTCCAAAGACCAAGTTGTTCCGAGCTAATGCTGCCTTCCGAGACATGGAACTTGTGCCAGATGACATTATGCCAACGTGCCTGTTTAAAGGGGAGTGCTTCACTTGCCCTCCCATCGATGAGCTCAGAGAATTCAACATTGTGTCTTCCACCTACATGAGTAGTTTCAGACTTCACAATGCGGGAATTGAAGCCAACCATTTCAGTCACATTTTCGTGGTGGATGCATCTTCTTCAATGGAGCCTGAAGCGATTGTGGCTCTTGCAAATCTAGTTTGTGAGAAGACTGTCATCGTAATTACAGGTTCAATGGATGACTTTCCACGTTGGGTGAGATCAAGAATAGGGAGGGGAGGGAATGGACTGAAGAGATCATTGTTCCATAGGCTTATGGGGATTAAGCCCTACTCTTCTATGGATTCTAATCATGCAGCCAGCATTAGATCTGGCTAG